The following are from one region of the Trichoderma breve strain T069 chromosome 5, whole genome shotgun sequence genome:
- a CDS encoding cyclophilin type peptidyl-prolyl cis-trans isomerase/CLD domain-containing protein, which yields MSVTLHTSLGDIKIEVFCESVPKTAENFLALCASGYYDQSPFHRLIPKFMVQTGAPANPTAENPKGGQSIWGAPFEDEIRPALRHSGRGFVSMANKGPGTNGSQFFITFDKAPHLDGLNTVFGKVIGDEGLVTLAKMEAVEVDKKSRPKEPFRIEKVTIHANPLAE from the exons ATGTCTGTCACGCTTCACACGTCGCTGGGCGACATCAAGATTGAGGTCTTTTGCGAGAGCGTCCCCAAGACAGCCGAG AACTTTCTCGCCCTCTGCGCCTCCGGCTACTACGACCAGTCGCCCTTCCACCGTCTAATTCCAAAGTTCATGGTGCAAACAGGAGCTCCCGCCAATCCGACCGCCGAGAACCCGAAGGGCGGACAGTCCATATGGGGCGCCCCTTTCGAAGACGAGATACGACCCGCCCTGAGACACAGCGGCAGGGGCTTCGTTTCCATGGCCAACAAAGGTCCTGGCACAAACGGTTCACAGTTCTTCATCACCTTTGACAAAGCGCCCCATCTGGACGGCTTGAACACCGTGTTTGGCAAAGTTATCGGTGACGAGGGCCTCGTGAcactggccaagatggaggctgtCGAGGTGGACAAGAAGAGTCGTCCAAAGGAGCCGTTTCGCATAGAGAAAGTAACCATACACGCGAACCCGCTGGCTGAATAA